A single region of the Devosia sp. FJ2-5-3 genome encodes:
- a CDS encoding EAL domain-containing protein, whose amino-acid sequence MYPFIEFFIGIHDIRFVVLAAVICLTSAYACVSLLRHARKSAGRTARVWNIISALAVGFGIWSTHFVAMLAFRPGFTLAYELPLTALSLLIAIGVCGAGLALAIRSELALDRFLGGAVVGVGISSMHYVGIFGLLVGGTINWDAQLVALSIIAGTLLSGLAIMMAGMNGKRTLFGAAGLLALAICTMHFTAMGAADFSGCYPLIAEGGAIDGGMMAVIVALITMFILAAAFGSIVLDEADRRRTLRERERELADAEQLAQMGHRLELALTHMGQGLALFDAEGTILLHNQRLVGLLNLPDGTDLIGRTLRDVCAQVMSATAGEGGATADAIAQIHQRHRDLAQGGGEVVHGLGSEVFLRVQHMPTGDGGWVTMIEDISDSKRSEAAISHLAKHDPLTGLPNRNRFEELFATAIDEADEHTSKLAVIAIDLDRFKEINDSYGHAAGDKVLSALADKFKSSVKPGEVVARIGGDEFAALKPFSSMEDLREFLARMNRNLMGKVAFHDTIVETSGSMGVAIYPGDGTDRSKLLSNADLALYRAKAEIDQRICYYESEMDEQARQRRAMARDLWKAIEDEGFTLVYQVQKSIMSDTVTGYEVLLRWDRPDHGPVSPTEFIPVAEECGAIIAIGNWVLKKACEEAVLWPEPHKIAVNVSGVQLGQLELVDMVRMVLFQTGLAPERLELEVTETAIIADKKRAMTVLKQIKALGVSIAIDDFGTGYSSLDTLRSFPFDKIKLDRSFMGEVQESEQAKAIVRAILALGRSLSVPVLAEGVETLEQLEVLRFEGCMEAQGFLLGRPGRIDWEQDNTVVPLRA is encoded by the coding sequence GTGTACCCGTTCATCGAATTCTTCATCGGCATTCACGACATACGCTTTGTCGTCCTTGCGGCCGTCATCTGCCTCACATCGGCCTATGCCTGCGTCAGCCTGCTGCGTCATGCGCGCAAAAGTGCGGGCCGGACAGCCAGGGTCTGGAATATCATCTCCGCTCTGGCGGTCGGCTTTGGCATCTGGTCCACGCACTTCGTTGCGATGCTGGCCTTCCGGCCCGGCTTCACCCTGGCATACGAGCTGCCGCTGACGGCACTGTCGTTGCTCATCGCCATTGGCGTCTGCGGTGCGGGTCTGGCGCTGGCGATACGGTCCGAACTTGCCCTGGACCGGTTCCTCGGCGGAGCCGTGGTGGGCGTCGGCATCTCGTCGATGCACTATGTGGGCATATTCGGCCTTCTGGTTGGCGGAACCATTAATTGGGACGCCCAGCTTGTGGCGCTTTCCATCATCGCGGGCACGTTATTGTCGGGCCTCGCGATCATGATGGCCGGCATGAATGGCAAGAGGACGCTGTTCGGCGCTGCGGGTCTGCTGGCCCTGGCGATTTGCACCATGCATTTCACCGCCATGGGCGCCGCCGACTTCAGCGGCTGCTATCCCCTAATTGCCGAAGGCGGCGCCATCGACGGCGGCATGATGGCTGTCATCGTCGCTCTGATCACGATGTTCATCCTCGCCGCCGCCTTTGGCAGCATTGTCCTGGACGAGGCCGATCGCCGCCGCACATTGCGCGAACGCGAGCGTGAGCTCGCGGACGCCGAGCAACTAGCTCAGATGGGGCATCGGCTTGAGTTGGCCCTGACCCATATGGGGCAGGGACTCGCCCTGTTCGACGCGGAGGGCACTATCTTGTTGCACAATCAGCGACTTGTGGGGCTACTCAACCTTCCTGATGGCACGGATCTCATCGGCCGCACCTTGCGTGACGTCTGCGCGCAAGTCATGTCAGCGACAGCTGGGGAAGGGGGGGCGACCGCCGATGCCATCGCGCAAATTCACCAGCGCCATCGCGATCTGGCGCAAGGCGGCGGGGAAGTCGTGCATGGGCTTGGCAGCGAAGTGTTCCTGCGCGTCCAGCATATGCCTACGGGTGACGGCGGTTGGGTCACCATGATCGAAGACATTTCGGACAGCAAGCGGAGCGAAGCGGCCATTTCCCATTTGGCCAAGCACGACCCGCTGACCGGACTGCCCAATCGAAACCGCTTCGAGGAGCTCTTCGCCACGGCGATAGACGAGGCCGACGAGCACACAAGCAAGTTGGCCGTGATTGCGATCGACCTCGACCGGTTCAAGGAAATCAATGACAGTTACGGCCATGCGGCTGGCGACAAGGTCCTGTCGGCTCTGGCGGACAAATTCAAGAGCTCCGTGAAGCCTGGGGAAGTCGTGGCCCGTATCGGTGGCGACGAATTTGCAGCCCTGAAGCCTTTTTCGTCGATGGAGGATTTGCGCGAATTCCTGGCTCGCATGAATCGCAACCTGATGGGAAAGGTCGCCTTCCACGACACAATCGTCGAAACCTCGGGCAGCATGGGCGTCGCCATCTACCCGGGCGACGGGACCGACCGGTCAAAGCTGCTCAGCAATGCCGATCTGGCGCTCTATCGCGCCAAGGCCGAGATCGATCAGCGCATCTGTTACTATGAGAGCGAGATGGATGAGCAGGCGCGACAGCGCCGGGCTATGGCGCGCGACCTCTGGAAGGCAATCGAGGACGAGGGCTTCACCCTGGTCTACCAGGTGCAGAAGTCGATCATGAGCGACACGGTCACGGGCTATGAAGTTCTTTTGCGCTGGGATCGGCCCGACCATGGCCCGGTTTCTCCGACCGAGTTCATCCCGGTGGCGGAAGAGTGCGGCGCCATCATCGCAATTGGCAATTGGGTGCTGAAAAAGGCCTGCGAGGAGGCCGTGTTGTGGCCCGAGCCCCACAAGATCGCCGTCAACGTCTCCGGCGTCCAACTGGGCCAGCTGGAGCTGGTCGATATGGTGCGTATGGTCCTGTTCCAGACGGGCCTTGCTCCCGAGCGGCTGGAACTGGAAGTGACGGAAACCGCCATCATCGCGGACAAGAAGCGCGCGATGACCGTCCTCAAGCAGATCAAGGCGCTTGGCGTTTCCATTGCAATCGACGACTTCGGAACCGGCTACTCGTCGCTCGATACGCTGCGCAGCTTCCCTTTCGACAAGATCAAGCTCGACCGCTCCTTTATGGGCGAGGTGCAGGAGAGCGAACAGGCCAAGGCCATCGTGCGGGCCATCCTTGCCTTGGGGCGCAGCCTTTCCGTGCCAGTGCTCGCTGAAGGCGTCGAGACCCTGGAGCAATTGGAAGTCTTGCGGTTTGAGGGTTGCATGGAAGCTCAGGGCTTCCTGTTGGGACGGCCAGGGCGAATCGACTGGGAACAGGACAATACCGTCGTGCCGCTGCGGGCCTAA